One part of the Terriglobia bacterium genome encodes these proteins:
- a CDS encoding Fic family protein: MPTPNEKLADSLAVLQDLQKGGRRVFKSDDLSRTHRERLVQNGFLQEVMKGWLISSSPGAHAGDSTPWYASFWEFCARYGDDRFGEEWHLSPEQSLLLHAENTVIPMQVVIYSPKATNHSMDLLFGTSLYDLKQADMPAGPDLALRNGLRLFSPAAALVKAPEAFFARNPIETQVALANLGDASDVLRHLLDGGRTVKAGQLAGALRRTGRATMADEIVSTMKAAGYIVRETDPFAPEQTFGALPAAKSPIVTRMRAMWESMRGTVVEVFPKAPGLPKDREKYLGFVDDIYKSDAYHSLSIEGYSVTPALIERVQRGDWDPEHHEGDSRDRDALAARGYFQAFQSVKASVEKIIAGDNPGTLARIAHKDWYRELFQPSVAAGLIPAGALAGYRNDAVYLRTSRYVPPRWEAVRDAMPELFDLLEKETEPGVRAVLGHWLFGYIHPYPDGNGRMARFFMNAMLASGGYPWTVVRLEDRKAYLKALDSASIDMDIRPFAGFIAERVQWSMKQEAAKVRAGEQPR, encoded by the coding sequence ATGCCGACACCGAATGAAAAACTGGCCGACTCCCTGGCAGTGCTCCAAGACCTCCAGAAGGGAGGGCGGCGTGTGTTCAAGTCGGACGATCTCAGCCGCACGCACAGGGAACGTTTGGTTCAGAACGGATTTCTGCAGGAAGTCATGAAGGGTTGGCTAATCTCATCGAGTCCGGGCGCGCACGCGGGCGATAGCACGCCCTGGTATGCATCGTTCTGGGAATTCTGTGCCCGTTACGGTGACGACCGTTTTGGAGAAGAATGGCATCTGTCGCCCGAGCAGTCGCTGCTCCTTCACGCCGAAAACACGGTCATTCCAATGCAGGTGGTGATCTACAGCCCCAAGGCCACAAACCACAGCATGGACCTGCTTTTCGGCACGTCTCTCTATGACCTGAAGCAGGCTGACATGCCAGCCGGACCGGATCTAGCCTTGAGAAACGGCCTGCGCCTGTTTTCGCCGGCGGCGGCGCTGGTCAAGGCACCGGAGGCATTCTTCGCTCGAAATCCCATCGAGACGCAGGTTGCCCTTGCAAACCTTGGGGACGCGTCTGACGTGCTGCGGCATCTTCTGGATGGCGGCCGGACCGTCAAGGCGGGACAGCTCGCCGGCGCGTTGCGCCGCACCGGCCGCGCAACCATGGCGGACGAGATTGTCAGCACAATGAAGGCGGCGGGATATATTGTCCGCGAGACCGATCCTTTCGCGCCCGAACAGACATTCGGCGCGCTTCCCGCGGCGAAATCACCGATTGTCACGCGCATGCGCGCGATGTGGGAATCGATGCGCGGCACGGTCGTTGAAGTATTTCCGAAAGCGCCGGGCCTTCCCAAAGACAGGGAGAAGTACCTCGGTTTTGTGGATGACATCTATAAGAGCGATGCCTATCACTCGCTGTCCATCGAGGGCTACAGTGTTACGCCTGCGCTGATCGAAAGAGTGCAGCGGGGGGACTGGGACCCCGAGCATCATGAAGGTGACAGCAGGGATCGCGACGCGCTGGCGGCGCGCGGATACTTTCAGGCTTTTCAGAGCGTAAAAGCGTCAGTTGAAAAAATAATCGCGGGCGATAATCCCGGTACGCTGGCGCGCATCGCTCACAAGGATTGGTACCGCGAATTGTTTCAGCCAAGCGTCGCGGCGGGGCTGATTCCGGCCGGCGCGCTCGCCGGCTACAGGAATGACGCGGTTTACCTGCGGACCTCGCGTTATGTGCCACCGCGATGGGAAGCGGTGCGCGACGCCATGCCGGAGCTGTTCGACCTGCTCGAAAAGGAAACCGAACCCGGCGTCCGCGCTGTGCTGGGACACTGGCTGTTCGGCTATATACATCCGTATCCCGATGGCAACGGGCGCATGGCGCGGTTCTTCATGAACGCGATGCTGGCGTCAGGCGGTTATCCGTGGACAGTGGTTCGGCTTGAGGACCGCAAGGCGTATCTCAAGGCGCTGGACAGCGCCAGCATAGACATGGATATCCGGCCGTTTGCGGGGTTCATCGCGGAGCGGGTACAGTGGTCGATGAAACAAGAGGCCGCAAAGGTGCGTGCCGGGGAACAACCTCGGTGA